From the Deinococcota bacterium genome, the window CGCAAGTTCGGCGGCCACACCCGCGAGTTCGGCAAATCCGCGGTCGAGCGCGCCTGCTACGCCGCCGACCGCACCGGCCACATGATCCTCCAGACCCTCTACCAGCAGTCGATCAAGGACAAGGTCATCTTCTTCAACGAGTTCCACGTCTTGGACCTCGTGATGGAAGGTGGCGAGTGCCGCGGCGTGGTGGCCTACGAACTCGCCACCGGCGAGCTCCACACCTTCTTGGCCAAGGCGACGATCATCGCCTCGGGCGGCAACGGCCGCATGTTCAAGGTGACCTCGAACGCCCACGCCCTCACCGGCGACCTGATGAGCGTGGCCTACCGCCGCGGCATCCCCATGGAAGACCCCGAGTTCTACCAGTTCCACCCGACCGGCCTCTACAAGCTGGGCGTCCTCTTGACCGAGGGCGCGCGCGGCGAGGGCGGGCTTCTGCGCAACGTGGACGGCGAGCGCTTCATGGAGCGCTACGCGCCGTCGATCAAGGACCTAGCCCCCAGGGACATGGTCTCCCGCGCCATGTACTTAGAAGTCCGCGAGGGCCGCGGCTGCGGGCCGGATAAGGACTACATCCACTTAGACCTCACCCACATCGACGCGCACATCATCGAGGAGCGGCTGCCCGACATCACCGAGTTCGCGCGCATCTACTTGGGCGTGGACCCGGTCAAGGAACTCGTGCCCATCCAGCCCACCGCCCACTACGCGATGGGCGGCATCCCCACCAACATCGACACCGAGGTTATTCTGGACGGCGACAACACCGTGGTGCGGGGTCTTTACGCCGCGGGCGAGGTGGCCTGCGCGAGCTTGCACGGCGCCAACCGCCTGGGCACCAACTCCCTGGGTGACCTCATCGTCTTCGGCCGCCGCGCCGGCATGATCGCCTCGAAGTACGCCGCCGAGGCCGAATTCGGCGCCTTGCCCAAGGACCCGCAGGACTACGCCCGCGACCTCATCGACATCGTCATGAGGGGACCGCGCCAGGAGAAGGTCGGCAGGCTGCGCAAGGAGCTCCAGGAGACGATGCAGGACAACGCCAGCGTCTTCCGCACCGCAAAGCTGCTCTGCAAGCAGGTCGAGGTCCTAAAAGAACTCAAGGCCCGCTACCAGAGCATCGGCGTAGACGACAGGGGCAAGCAGTACAACTCCGAGCTCATGGAAGCCGTCGAACTCGGCTTCCTCCTGGACAACGCTGAGACGCTCGTCCACGCCGCCCTGAACCGCAAGGAATCGCGCGGCGCGCACTCCCGCGAGGACTTCAAGGAGCGCGACGACGAGAGTTGGCTCAAGCACAGCCTCGTCTATAAGCAGGGCGACGGCGTGCGCATCGACTACAAACCCGTCACCCTGGGCAAGTACGAGCCCAAA encodes:
- the sdhA gene encoding succinate dehydrogenase flavoprotein subunit — its product is MVKAHKYDVIVVGAGGAGMMAARYAAQQPGVKVAVISKLYPTRSHTGAAQGGVGAALGNVSEDHAEWHAFDTIKGGDYLTDQDVAEVFSREVIEAVYELEHMGLPFSRTPEGRIAQRKFGGHTREFGKSAVERACYAADRTGHMILQTLYQQSIKDKVIFFNEFHVLDLVMEGGECRGVVAYELATGELHTFLAKATIIASGGNGRMFKVTSNAHALTGDLMSVAYRRGIPMEDPEFYQFHPTGLYKLGVLLTEGARGEGGLLRNVDGERFMERYAPSIKDLAPRDMVSRAMYLEVREGRGCGPDKDYIHLDLTHIDAHIIEERLPDITEFARIYLGVDPVKELVPIQPTAHYAMGGIPTNIDTEVILDGDNTVVRGLYAAGEVACASLHGANRLGTNSLGDLIVFGRRAGMIASKYAAEAEFGALPKDPQDYARDLIDIVMRGPRQEKVGRLRKELQETMQDNASVFRTAKLLCKQVEVLKELKARYQSIGVDDRGKQYNSELMEAVELGFLLDNAETLVHAALNRKESRGAHSREDFKERDDESWLKHSLVYKQGDGVRIDYKPVTLGKYEPKPRVY